One genomic region from Mycoplasmopsis meleagridis encodes:
- a CDS encoding chromate transporter, whose protein sequence is MIILGILVACIFVVIFSLVVFGGGQIFMPMFKWLWTLLNSTFGINISENTINQIFTVSNATPGVVSTKFAFFTGLVLANNADGSIAWWGYLTMFLTYLVFCLPAIFVLIFAIKYLKKIENKPFMQRALLLMQPVVAGIIVSVGFTLLIEICLPFVSFNGPGGIKEYFKIDFQSEKAKFFSGWRLIVLLIYSVINIISSFYLYRKKVPLFALILANIIISLIVFEPWLN, encoded by the coding sequence GGAGGACAAATTTTTATGCCTATGTTCAAATGACTTTGAACATTATTGAATAGTACATTTGGCATAAATATTAGTGAAAATACCATTAACCAAATTTTTACAGTATCCAACGCTACTCCCGGAGTAGTTTCAACTAAGTTTGCTTTTTTTACAGGTTTAGTGTTAGCAAATAATGCTGATGGATCAATAGCTTGATGAGGATACTTAACAATGTTTTTAACATATTTGGTTTTTTGTTTACCAGCAATTTTTGTTTTAATATTTGCTATCAAATATCTTAAAAAAATTGAAAATAAACCATTTATGCAAAGAGCGTTATTGTTAATGCAGCCGGTAGTAGCAGGAATTATTGTTTCTGTAGGATTTACCTTATTGATTGAAATATGTTTACCATTTGTTAGTTTTAATGGTCCAGGAGGAATTAAAGAATATTTTAAAATTGATTTCCAATCAGAAAAAGCAAAATTTTTTTCTGGTTGAAGATTAATAGTTTTATTGATTTACTCAGTAATAAACATCATTAGTTCATTCTATCTTTATAGAAAAAAAGTACCTCTATTTGCTTTAATACTTGCAAATATAATTATTTCTCTCATTGTTTTTGAACCATGACTAAATTAA